The Methanoplanus sp. FWC-SCC4 genome has a window encoding:
- a CDS encoding IS5 family transposase: protein MSNFTNFAIKSEYEHIAELGDRLGEVEKMIDWEQFRPIIKELYTNQTEIGGRPNLDEVLMIKMLVLQQWHGLSDPELERQANDRISFRQFLGYPLKIPDRSTIWLFRERLSKSGKDSLIWNELQRQLDLKGLSIRKGMIQDATFIHSDPGHTRVDTPRGKEAKTRRSKDGTWTKKGGKSYFGYKLHVIIDSDYDLIRRICTTTASLHDSQIDLSDIDEVVYRDRGYQGAECKGYNATMLRGARDHPIGIRDKLRNNRISRKRSKGERPFAVIKSVFGSGSVKVTDLKRVRVKNMFSAFCFNLYQMRTIYGH from the coding sequence ATGAGTAATTTCACTAATTTTGCAATAAAAAGTGAATATGAGCATATTGCTGAATTGGGAGATCGATTGGGTGAAGTTGAAAAGATGATTGACTGGGAACAATTCCGCCCTATCATCAAAGAACTATATACAAACCAAACTGAAATTGGAGGCCGTCCAAATCTGGATGAGGTTCTGATGATTAAGATGCTCGTCCTTCAGCAATGGCACGGTCTCTCTGATCCTGAACTTGAAAGACAGGCTAATGACAGGATTTCTTTCAGACAATTTTTGGGTTATCCCTTAAAGATACCTGATCGTTCTACTATCTGGCTTTTTCGTGAAAGACTATCCAAATCCGGAAAAGATTCTCTAATTTGGAATGAATTACAGCGACAACTGGATCTTAAAGGTCTTTCAATTAGAAAAGGTATGATTCAGGATGCAACATTTATTCACTCAGATCCCGGACATACAAGAGTTGATACTCCAAGAGGAAAAGAAGCAAAGACCAGAAGAAGTAAGGACGGTACATGGACAAAGAAAGGAGGGAAATCTTACTTTGGATATAAGCTGCACGTAATTATTGACAGTGATTATGATCTGATTCGAAGGATTTGTACTACTACTGCATCTCTACACGACAGTCAGATTGATTTATCTGATATTGATGAAGTTGTTTACCGGGACAGAGGCTATCAGGGAGCTGAATGCAAAGGATACAATGCCACAATGTTGAGAGGAGCAAGAGACCATCCAATAGGTATCAGAGACAAACTTCGTAATAATAGAATCAGCAGGAAAAGATCCAAAGGGGAAAGACCATTTGCTGTGATTAAATCAGTTTTTGGATCAGGCAGTGTAAAAGTAACCGATTTGAAAAGAGTGCGGGTGAAAAATATGTTTTCAGCATTTTGTTTTAATCTCTATCAAATGAGAACAATTTATGGACATTGA
- a CDS encoding endonuclease/exonuclease/phosphatase family protein, with amino-acid sequence MIGIEEIRDGSGSSIQKLMEKINSGGSEYSYVISERLGRTSSKEQYAYIFNTGTVELLGNPVTYPEPFGTDPFHREPYIASFQSKKGIFNATFVTIHTDPDEAKEEIDALYDVCEYSKNLRSVDENIIIMGDFNADGSYFDENGFTPLKKPGYMWLIGNEEDTTTRSTKYTYDRIVLTKNDFYIGESGVFRYDTKYDLTDSTTQAVSDHYPVYAVFSTGNNNDYTYAPEENKDLNRQTVT; translated from the coding sequence ATTATCGGAATTGAGGAGATAAGGGATGGCTCCGGTTCTTCAATACAAAAACTAATGGAGAAAATTAATTCAGGCGGCTCAGAATACAGCTATGTAATCAGCGAAAGGCTTGGACGCACATCAAGCAAAGAGCAGTACGCATATATTTTCAACACAGGAACAGTCGAACTTTTGGGAAACCCTGTTACCTATCCTGAACCCTTCGGAACAGATCCTTTTCACAGGGAACCATATATTGCCTCTTTTCAGTCAAAAAAAGGGATATTCAATGCAACATTTGTAACAATTCATACAGATCCCGATGAAGCAAAAGAAGAAATTGACGCACTTTACGATGTTTGCGAATATTCTAAAAATCTCAGAAGTGTGGATGAAAATATAATAATTATGGGTGATTTTAATGCAGACGGAAGTTACTTTGATGAAAACGGCTTTACACCTCTCAAAAAACCGGGCTATATGTGGCTTATAGGAAATGAAGAGGACACCACTACGAGATCAACAAAATATACATACGACAGAATAGTTCTTACAAAAAATGATTTTTATATCGGAGAATCAGGTGTTTTCAGATATGACACAAAATATGATCTTACTGATTCGACAACGCAGGCGGTTTCAGATCATTATCCTGTCTATGCTGTATTCAGTACTGGAAATAATAACGACTACACATATGCACCTGAAGAGAACAAAGATTTGAACCGGCAGACTGTTACATAA
- a CDS encoding lamin tail domain-containing protein, translated as MTGINLLDEWVTIENKNHYDVDISGWRISDDKESNSYIFPEGRIIRSEKMITIYTEPGSNNNNELYWGINKDIWNDYGDTALLYDKDGKLRDSMTVQNQNGISEFK; from the coding sequence ATAACCGGGATTAATCTTTTGGATGAATGGGTTACAATTGAAAACAAAAATCACTATGATGTTGACATCAGCGGATGGAGAATAAGTGATGATAAAGAATCAAATTCATATATTTTCCCTGAGGGCCGGATTATCCGGTCAGAAAAGATGATTACAATATATACAGAACCGGGCAGCAACAATAATAATGAGCTGTACTGGGGAATTAACAAGGATATATGGAATGATTACGGCGACACAGCACTCCTTTATGACAAAGATGGAAAACTTAGAGATTCGATGACAGTTCAAAATCAAAATGGCATATCCGAATTTAAATAA
- a CDS encoding flippase → MTPKISDKLMKVDETERQAIISFFSTIILTFFGFFSTVYFAHKLGAEVLGEYGIFIAYFGTFTLFSNAGFGSAAIKKISEGKERDEYFTASAVIRLLLLFATVIAAVIAAPIFVDFSGTGLYPFMIAALIISYFGITVQSSVYGTGKVGLSEIARLSNEIVRIALQIIFVYAGFKSGGLAGGFIAGMLVAAFINLKNNDLKLKSFKIVHLREMYKYSFWIFMASGGAVITSYAGTVLIGYFNANYDVGIYTTVYQFTTIVAFASAALQTALYPKISRWHAEGKTGYIENALSRAITYSLLLALPACAGGIMLGERLLYFLYGADFAKGALALSLLLVAQIFCIFVNLGASSLNAISHPEKSFKAGIVVSAICLLLNLILIPVAGINGAAAATLISFLVGSLIFGYIIKQYVKLKFQKIILRNIVFSTAAMAAVISASMILIKPSDWLSTLLLVSIGAFVYVLVLLKTDKTISDDLKDLLHDLNIPVPGLN, encoded by the coding sequence ATGACTCCTAAAATTTCAGATAAACTGATGAAAGTTGATGAAACAGAGAGGCAGGCTATAATCTCATTTTTTTCAACAATAATACTGACATTTTTCGGATTTTTTTCAACGGTTTATTTTGCACACAAACTTGGTGCGGAAGTTTTAGGTGAATACGGAATATTCATTGCATATTTTGGAACATTCACTCTTTTTTCAAACGCAGGTTTTGGAAGTGCGGCAATCAAAAAAATCAGTGAAGGGAAAGAAAGGGATGAATATTTCACTGCATCTGCAGTAATCAGATTATTGCTGCTTTTTGCAACTGTAATTGCGGCAGTTATTGCTGCACCTATATTTGTGGATTTTTCAGGAACCGGACTTTACCCGTTTATGATTGCTGCCCTTATAATTTCATACTTCGGAATCACCGTACAGTCATCGGTTTACGGAACAGGGAAAGTCGGGTTAAGTGAAATTGCCAGACTTTCAAATGAAATTGTCAGGATAGCCCTTCAGATTATTTTTGTTTATGCTGGTTTTAAAAGCGGAGGTCTTGCAGGGGGATTCATTGCAGGAATGCTTGTTGCGGCGTTTATTAATCTGAAAAACAATGATTTGAAACTAAAATCCTTTAAGATTGTTCACCTCAGGGAGATGTACAAATATTCTTTCTGGATATTTATGGCATCGGGGGGTGCAGTAATAACTTCTTATGCAGGCACTGTTTTAATCGGGTATTTTAATGCTAACTATGATGTGGGAATTTACACAACCGTTTATCAGTTTACAACAATTGTGGCATTTGCCTCCGCCGCACTCCAGACCGCGTTATATCCGAAAATCAGCAGATGGCATGCAGAGGGTAAAACCGGATACATAGAAAATGCACTTTCACGTGCGATAACATATTCACTTTTACTTGCATTACCTGCCTGCGCCGGGGGAATAATGCTTGGAGAAAGGCTCCTTTATTTCCTTTACGGTGCTGATTTTGCAAAAGGAGCACTTGCACTGTCATTACTTCTTGTTGCACAGATATTCTGTATTTTTGTAAACCTCGGAGCATCTTCATTAAATGCAATCAGTCATCCGGAAAAAAGTTTTAAGGCAGGAATTGTTGTTTCAGCAATCTGTCTTTTATTAAATCTTATTTTAATCCCCGTTGCAGGAATAAACGGTGCAGCGGCGGCAACACTCATCAGTTTCCTTGTTGGTTCACTTATTTTTGGATATATTATAAAACAATATGTAAAGCTGAAATTTCAAAAAATTATTCTCAGGAATATTGTTTTTTCAACAGCCGCAATGGCAGCTGTAATCAGTGCATCAATGATACTTATTAAACCTTCAGACTGGCTTTCAACACTTCTGCTGGTTTCAATTGGAGCATTTGTATATGTATTAGTGCTTTTGAAGACTGACAAAACAATCTCTGATGATTTAAAAGATCTTTTGCATGATCTAAATATACCTGTACCAGGGCTAAACTAA
- a CDS encoding DUF5814 domain-containing protein codes for MIADRARFRAAKKLQKVVGYRVPEFAFNGAFLEAVCACADYQRLDHRLKEQLINFFRDFLDCSCKQCPLCGCPERKFAKTILELRMTGLNHRQISEFLLDEYGIDLFPADILSFLEESVYSLEAVRDIARIDKNEDMVELSTKAILDIEK; via the coding sequence TTGATTGCAGACAGGGCGCGTTTCAGGGCTGCAAAGAAACTTCAGAAAGTTGTAGGTTACCGTGTACCGGAGTTTGCCTTTAATGGAGCATTTCTTGAGGCAGTCTGCGCCTGTGCTGATTATCAGCGGCTTGATCACCGCTTAAAAGAACAATTAATAAATTTTTTCAGGGATTTTCTGGACTGCAGCTGTAAACAGTGCCCTCTCTGTGGATGCCCTGAAAGAAAATTCGCAAAGACTATTCTTGAACTCAGGATGACAGGACTTAATCACAGGCAGATCAGTGAATTTTTGCTTGATGAATATGGAATCGATCTCTTTCCTGCTGATATCTTAAGTTTTCTCGAAGAGTCTGTATACAGTCTTGAAGCAGTAAGGGACATTGCACGAATTGACAAAAATGAAGATATGGTTGAGCTTTCAACAAAAGCGATTCTTGATATCGAAAAGTGA
- a CDS encoding DUF2150 family protein, giving the protein MAKKKADKVEPQSVLYYFYTQERWDNWIKTLLELDFEEDPESEEMPEGLSALDNFTKDINVAVLKVVKVFQNGSYTPETALQKLNEVEEIIMGEAPDNELYDIIQGVQMRFLVLFMSCKKFINGDIGEGAIKDLVKEGRSVGDEDLEKALEIAATIGAKVIDGDSCCGKYLRGDFENPAMFDDWLVEVDDMGEALKSLKKFDEEFGVGI; this is encoded by the coding sequence ATGGCAAAAAAGAAAGCGGATAAAGTTGAGCCACAATCAGTATTGTATTATTTCTATACGCAGGAAAGATGGGATAACTGGATTAAAACTCTTCTTGAGCTGGATTTTGAAGAAGATCCCGAATCAGAGGAGATGCCCGAAGGACTTTCTGCCCTGGACAACTTTACAAAAGATATCAATGTTGCAGTTCTTAAAGTAGTCAAAGTATTCCAGAACGGAAGTTATACTCCGGAAACTGCTCTTCAAAAACTCAATGAAGTCGAAGAGATCATAATGGGAGAGGCTCCTGACAATGAGCTCTATGACATCATTCAGGGTGTTCAGATGCGCTTTTTAGTGCTTTTCATGTCATGCAAGAAGTTTATTAACGGAGATATCGGAGAGGGAGCAATAAAGGATCTTGTAAAGGAAGGCCGCAGTGTTGGTGATGAGGATCTTGAAAAAGCCCTTGAAATTGCAGCTACAATCGGTGCAAAAGTAATTGACGGTGATTCATGCTGTGGGAAATATCTGCGTGGTGACTTTGAGAACCCTGCAATGTTTGACGACTGGCTCGTTGAGGTTGATGACATGGGCGAGGCACTCAAATCATTAAAGAAATTTGATGAGGAATTCGGAGTAGGAATTTGA
- the thiI gene encoding tRNA uracil 4-sulfurtransferase ThiI — MARYGEIFLKSDSVQRHYIKIISKNIRNALLAQNLEHELEIHRGRILINGNNPEYIAETVSKVFGIVSVSIAIRTESSREEIENTAAEIASLKLKPGMSFAVRARRSNVKGFTSQELGASTGDRIYDKVKDLKVDLKNPDYEIFVEARREGGLIYDSKIEGPGGLPLGTQGAVLSLMSAGIDSPVASWLAMKRGCTASFVNFSGGRYMGGDILKASLENLANLSKWTKGQPLKLYVMNIEPFYDALMKVENPRNRCLICKRFMLRVASKTAKKYKYLGLVMGNNIGQVASQTLVNMAVVESVIPSDLPLIQPLITYDKEETVVLARKIGTFRDFAGDVSCSVVPKHPAVAATIEKVLEDEKNIDIENLVEICSKDFVLYKALNGEIITD, encoded by the coding sequence ATGGCCAGATATGGAGAAATTTTTTTAAAAAGCGACTCCGTACAACGCCACTATATAAAAATAATTTCAAAAAACATCAGGAATGCACTTCTGGCACAGAATCTTGAACACGAACTTGAAATTCACAGGGGCCGCATACTTATAAACGGAAATAATCCGGAATATATCGCCGAAACGGTTTCAAAGGTATTTGGAATTGTAAGTGTCAGCATCGCAATCCGAACAGAGTCGTCAAGAGAAGAAATTGAAAATACGGCGGCAGAAATTGCCTCACTAAAGCTCAAACCAGGAATGTCTTTTGCAGTGAGGGCGCGGCGATCAAATGTGAAAGGATTTACAAGTCAGGAACTTGGGGCATCCACAGGCGACAGGATCTACGACAAAGTAAAGGATCTGAAAGTTGATTTGAAAAATCCCGATTATGAGATCTTTGTTGAAGCAAGAAGAGAAGGCGGCCTGATTTACGACAGTAAAATAGAAGGACCAGGAGGCCTTCCTCTTGGAACGCAGGGTGCTGTTCTGTCACTCATGTCGGCGGGGATTGACTCACCTGTTGCATCATGGCTTGCAATGAAAAGGGGATGTACTGCCTCTTTTGTAAACTTCAGCGGTGGTAGATACATGGGAGGGGATATTTTAAAGGCGTCTCTCGAAAATCTTGCAAACCTTTCAAAGTGGACAAAGGGCCAGCCACTCAAATTGTATGTAATGAATATAGAGCCATTTTACGATGCTCTCATGAAAGTCGAAAACCCCAGAAACCGCTGTTTAATCTGTAAACGGTTTATGCTAAGAGTTGCATCAAAGACTGCTAAAAAATATAAATATCTCGGCCTTGTAATGGGAAATAACATAGGGCAGGTTGCATCCCAGACACTTGTGAACATGGCAGTTGTCGAATCTGTGATTCCTTCGGATCTGCCCCTTATCCAGCCTCTGATTACATACGACAAGGAAGAGACCGTTGTTCTTGCCAGAAAGATAGGAACATTCAGGGACTTTGCAGGAGACGTTTCATGCAGTGTGGTGCCAAAGCATCCTGCAGTTGCGGCAACCATCGAAAAAGTTCTTGAAGATGAGAAAAATATTGATATTGAAAATCTTGTGGAAATATGCAGTAAGGATTTTGTCCTCTACAAAGCATTGAACGGGGAAATAATCACTGATTAA
- the pscS gene encoding O-phospho-L-seryl-tRNA:Cys-tRNA synthase, whose product MQCAANIEAREVEEMYINIDPIQAAGRLTPEAQKAVMAYSDGYSVCDNCLKPFRLDYIKKPPLADFHSECAEWLGMEQLRVVPGARRGFQAVASTFVEKGDPVILTALSHYTEFVSVEQSGGIPCEIPADENQHITGENASQKIEEVVEKYGKVPSLLYVEHADYQYGNIHDIRGVAKAAHQYDIPVLLNGAYTVGTMPVNGKELGVDFIVGSGHKSMAAPAPSGVVATTDEYAEKVFRTTKVKGDVTGRTFGIKEVELMGCSLMGVTMVGLTASFPAVKKRVENWDTEIKHSRMFADTLLSIEGTKCMSDTPREHTLTRVNTIESFDKVAETHKKRGYFLSGELKKKGITGVIPGSTKVWKYNTYGLTQKQTEYLSNAFIEVAENNGLNVN is encoded by the coding sequence ATGCAGTGTGCGGCAAATATTGAGGCGCGTGAAGTTGAGGAGATGTACATAAACATCGATCCGATTCAGGCAGCCGGAAGACTTACGCCGGAGGCCCAGAAGGCAGTAATGGCTTATTCTGATGGTTACTCTGTCTGTGACAACTGTCTGAAACCTTTCAGGCTTGATTATATCAAAAAGCCACCTCTGGCAGATTTTCATTCAGAATGTGCAGAATGGCTTGGTATGGAACAGCTGCGTGTAGTGCCCGGAGCAAGAAGGGGTTTTCAGGCTGTTGCAAGCACATTTGTTGAGAAAGGGGACCCTGTAATCCTGACAGCTTTGTCTCATTACACTGAGTTTGTTTCTGTAGAGCAGTCCGGCGGAATTCCGTGTGAAATTCCGGCTGATGAAAATCAGCATATCACAGGTGAAAACGCAAGTCAGAAAATTGAAGAAGTTGTTGAAAAATACGGGAAGGTACCTTCACTGCTGTACGTTGAGCATGCTGATTACCAGTACGGAAACATACACGACATCAGAGGCGTTGCAAAGGCAGCACACCAGTATGATATACCTGTTCTTTTAAACGGGGCCTACACAGTAGGTACAATGCCTGTAAACGGAAAAGAGCTTGGTGTCGATTTCATCGTGGGTTCGGGACATAAGAGCATGGCGGCTCCTGCACCTTCGGGAGTTGTGGCAACAACCGATGAATACGCTGAAAAGGTATTTAGAACGACAAAAGTCAAAGGAGATGTTACCGGGCGGACATTTGGAATTAAAGAGGTCGAACTGATGGGATGCTCGCTTATGGGAGTTACCATGGTTGGTCTTACCGCATCATTCCCTGCCGTAAAAAAACGTGTCGAAAACTGGGATACGGAAATAAAACACAGCAGGATGTTTGCAGACACTCTCCTCTCAATTGAGGGAACAAAGTGCATGAGTGACACACCCCGTGAACATACTCTTACCAGGGTTAATACAATCGAATCCTTTGACAAGGTCGCAGAAACCCATAAAAAAAGAGGATATTTCCTGTCAGGTGAACTGAAGAAAAAAGGAATAACAGGTGTTATACCCGGTTCAACAAAAGTATGGAAGTATAATACCTACGGGCTTACACAGAAACAAACTGAATATCTCTCTAATGCATTTATAGAAGTTGCAGAAAATAATGGATTGAATGTGAATTAA
- a CDS encoding 2TM domain-containing protein yields the protein MDEEKAYIRAKEKVGNLKEFYSHLSAYIIVNVILALINLITSPQSLWFYWITLFWGIAVLIHGWNTFSSNSLLGKDWEDQKIKEYMEKERKN from the coding sequence ATGGACGAAGAGAAGGCATACATAAGAGCAAAAGAGAAAGTAGGAAATTTAAAAGAATTTTATTCACATCTCTCCGCATACATCATTGTAAATGTAATTCTTGCCCTGATAAACCTGATAACATCACCACAGTCACTCTGGTTTTACTGGATAACATTATTCTGGGGAATAGCCGTTTTAATCCACGGATGGAATACTTTTAGTTCAAATTCCCTTCTTGGAAAAGACTGGGAAGATCAAAAAATTAAGGAATATATGGAAAAAGAGAGGAAAAATTAA
- a CDS encoding prefoldin subunit beta: MNNIPPKVQNQLSMLQQVQQQLQTIMQQKSNFEMAAKEAKKAQEELGNVSEDADVFVTIGTVMMQKNKESVSSDLADKIETLELRIKSLEKQEKMLQTKFEQIQQQIQAAMQGGNPVAD; encoded by the coding sequence ATGAATAATATTCCACCCAAAGTCCAGAATCAGTTGTCGATGTTACAGCAGGTCCAGCAGCAGCTTCAGACTATAATGCAGCAGAAATCAAATTTTGAGATGGCTGCAAAAGAGGCAAAGAAGGCACAGGAAGAACTTGGAAATGTCAGTGAGGATGCTGATGTTTTTGTTACAATAGGCACTGTGATGATGCAGAAGAACAAGGAGTCTGTTTCATCAGATCTTGCAGACAAAATAGAAACTCTTGAGCTGAGGATAAAATCCCTTGAAAAACAGGAGAAGATGCTTCAGACAAAGTTTGAGCAGATCCAGCAGCAGATCCAGGCTGCGATGCAGGGTGGAAACCCTGTTGCAGACTAA
- a CDS encoding KEOPS complex subunit Pcc1, with translation MSSDLLPVHESLMVHEAVFSFETPFAERIYEAVRPENEDMGRSKSEVSLSGNNTLILTVKAEDLSALRAALNTWLRLINIAEEMQEVIINE, from the coding sequence ATGTCCTCAGACTTATTGCCGGTTCATGAATCTCTGATGGTTCATGAAGCTGTTTTTAGTTTTGAAACACCTTTTGCAGAAAGGATTTATGAGGCTGTAAGGCCGGAAAATGAAGATATGGGACGTTCAAAATCGGAAGTCTCATTGTCGGGTAATAATACCCTGATTCTGACTGTAAAGGCAGAGGACCTGTCTGCTCTTCGCGCTGCGTTAAATACATGGTTAAGATTAATAAATATTGCAGAAGAGATGCAGGAGGTAATAATTAATGAATAA
- a CDS encoding DNA-directed RNA polymerase subunit P, with the protein MSGYKCARCKQKVDIDINVRCPYCGHRILFKERGAGIKTVKAR; encoded by the coding sequence ATGTCAGGTTATAAGTGCGCAAGGTGTAAGCAAAAAGTGGATATTGATATCAATGTCCGCTGTCCATACTGTGGTCACCGTATTCTTTTCAAGGAACGCGGGGCAGGTATAAAAACCGTAAAAGCCAGATAA
- a CDS encoding 50S ribosomal protein L37ae produces the protein MAKSGKLRAKGRITGSAGRFGPRYGRFIRKRVNEIEKVSKAKHVCPRCATEAVSRKGTGIWECRKCGHKYAGGAYVPQTPNLKVALRTIERSLIKE, from the coding sequence ATGGCAAAATCAGGTAAACTTAGAGCAAAAGGAAGAATTACAGGTAGCGCAGGTAGATTTGGTCCAAGATACGGTCGTTTCATCAGAAAACGCGTAAATGAGATCGAAAAAGTCTCAAAGGCAAAACATGTATGCCCACGCTGTGCAACAGAAGCAGTATCCCGTAAGGGTACAGGTATCTGGGAATGCCGCAAATGCGGACACAAATATGCCGGAGGAGCATATGTCCCACAGACACCAAACCTGAAGGTTGCACTCCGTACAATTGAACGTTCATTAATCAAAGAGTAA
- a CDS encoding ribosome assembly factor SBDS, producing the protein MIPLEQAVVARLESHGDRFEILVDPDEAARIRQGEKVNIEDAVAALYVFENASKTDKASEESLKKVFSTTDFEPIAERIIIKGEIHLTAEQRKQMVEDRRNQVITFISRNAINPQTKLPHPPKRIEMAMEEARFNIDPFKHVDEQVKDVVKALRPILPIKFAEMRFVVKIPADYASKAYGEIQSSTTIEKEEWQGDGSWICVCKIPAGIQEDFYNMINRLTKGDGEVKILSQD; encoded by the coding sequence ATGATACCTCTTGAGCAGGCAGTTGTCGCAAGGCTTGAGAGCCATGGGGACAGGTTTGAAATCCTCGTGGATCCAGACGAGGCTGCGCGCATACGTCAGGGTGAAAAAGTGAATATCGAAGATGCCGTTGCGGCTTTATATGTTTTTGAGAACGCATCAAAGACTGATAAGGCATCCGAGGAATCACTTAAAAAAGTATTCAGTACAACAGATTTTGAGCCTATTGCAGAACGAATCATCATAAAAGGTGAGATCCACCTTACTGCTGAACAAAGAAAGCAGATGGTTGAGGACAGACGCAATCAGGTTATAACTTTCATATCCAGAAACGCGATTAATCCGCAGACAAAACTTCCTCACCCGCCAAAAAGAATTGAAATGGCTATGGAAGAAGCAAGGTTCAACATAGATCCTTTCAAGCATGTTGATGAACAGGTAAAGGATGTTGTAAAGGCACTCCGGCCGATCCTTCCAATAAAATTTGCAGAAATGCGATTTGTTGTTAAGATTCCTGCTGATTATGCGTCAAAAGCATATGGGGAAATACAATCTTCAACGACAATTGAGAAGGAAGAGTGGCAGGGTGATGGTTCCTGGATATGTGTCTGTAAAATACCTGCAGGTATTCAGGAAGATTTCTACAATATGATCAACCGCCTGACAAAAGGTGACGGGGAAGTAAAAATTCTCAGTCAGGATTAG
- the psmA gene encoding archaeal proteasome endopeptidase complex subunit alpha codes for MQPMNAQMGGYDRAITVFSPDGRLYQVEYAREAVKRGTTAVGVKCSDGVVLIVDKRVSSRLLEQSSIEKIFKIDDHIAVASSGLVGDARALVDRARIEAQINRVSYNESIDIETLSKKLCDHMQTLTQYGGARPYGTALLIAGVSDEQTRLFETDPSGTLLEYKATAIGTGRPAVMKVFEQDYFEEMKIAEAVPMGLKALHAATEGKFDVSNIEIGVVTLTDRMFRKMSKEEVSEYVEKFEAEYSAAEDKEETED; via the coding sequence ATGCAACCAATGAATGCTCAAATGGGAGGATATGATCGTGCTATTACGGTATTTAGTCCGGATGGCCGTTTATATCAGGTAGAGTATGCTCGAGAGGCAGTGAAAAGGGGAACTACAGCGGTCGGCGTTAAGTGCTCTGACGGAGTCGTTTTAATTGTTGACAAGCGTGTTAGTTCCAGGCTCCTTGAACAGTCCTCAATAGAGAAAATATTCAAGATAGATGACCATATTGCTGTTGCATCCTCCGGTCTTGTCGGTGATGCAAGGGCACTTGTAGACAGGGCCAGAATTGAAGCACAGATCAATCGTGTTTCTTACAATGAATCAATCGATATTGAGACACTTTCAAAGAAGCTTTGCGATCACATGCAGACGCTTACACAGTACGGAGGGGCAAGACCTTATGGTACTGCGCTTTTAATTGCAGGTGTGAGTGATGAACAGACACGTCTCTTTGAAACTGACCCTTCCGGCACACTTCTTGAGTACAAAGCAACTGCAATAGGCACAGGGCGCCCTGCGGTTATGAAGGTCTTCGAACAGGATTATTTTGAAGAAATGAAAATTGCAGAGGCTGTGCCTATGGGACTTAAAGCTCTCCATGCTGCAACAGAAGGGAAATTTGATGTGAGTAACATTGAGATAGGTGTTGTCACCCTTACAGACCGGATGTTCAGGAAGATGAGCAAAGAAGAAGTCAGTGAGTATGTTGAAAAATTTGAAGCAGAATATTCTGCTGCTGAAGATAAGGAAGAAACAGAAGATTAG
- a CDS encoding Rpp14/Pop5 family protein — protein MKPLPPTLREKRRYILLRIVPNNAGYDGKSLYYAIYDAVVSLFGDSKAAEINMAVVFSENNYVIVRCIRGSEEFLKTALATVYKISGINCGLRPVAVSGTIASLKKRISQTGECSEEEIVLLGEESYSVFRCSREKVDLYKEGIKHQDTLYFTRDDLEEL, from the coding sequence ATGAAACCATTGCCGCCGACACTCCGGGAAAAGAGAAGGTATATCCTGTTAAGAATTGTTCCAAATAATGCAGGATATGACGGAAAATCGCTTTATTATGCAATTTATGATGCTGTTGTCTCCCTTTTTGGGGATTCAAAGGCGGCAGAGATTAATATGGCGGTTGTATTCTCGGAGAATAATTATGTAATCGTGCGTTGCATAAGAGGTTCGGAGGAATTCCTGAAAACGGCTCTTGCAACAGTTTACAAAATCAGTGGTATAAACTGTGGATTGAGGCCTGTTGCTGTATCCGGAACAATTGCTTCTTTAAAAAAGAGGATTTCCCAAACCGGGGAATGTTCGGAAGAAGAAATAGTTCTTCTCGGCGAGGAGTCATATTCGGTTTTCAGGTGCTCGCGTGAAAAGGTTGATTTATATAAAGAGGGAATTAAACACCAAGATACATTGTATTTTACCAGAGATGATCTGGAGGAGCTATAA